Below is a genomic region from Gemmatimonadota bacterium.
CTGCATGACGAAGTAGGCCACCGGCCAGGCGATGACGTTCGCGATGACCACGAGGACGGTGTACTCCCTGGACAGCAGCAGGACGAGTTGACGTGCCGATGCGCCCAGGGCCTTTCGAATGCCCACCTCCCGCGTACGCTGTTTCGCCGTGAATACCGCCAGTCCGAACAGGCCGAGGCACGCGGTGAATACCGCCAGTCCGGCGAACATGGTGACGAGCCGGCCCAGCAGGTTATCCGACCGGTAGGACCGCTCAACGTCCTGGTCGAGGAACGAATAAACGAAGGGGATCTCCGGAGTGGAGGCCTTCCACATGGCTTCCAGGTCCCGCAGGGTTTCTCCCGGGTCGCCGGGAACGAACCGAACGGCATAGTATCCGGAGCCACCGATCGTGATGAATACCGGTTCGATTCTTTCGTGGAGGGACCTCAGGTGAAAGTCCCGCACGACCCCGACCACCTGCATTTCGTCGTCCACGAGCTTCACGTATCGGTCCATGGCTTCATCCGGTGAAGTCCAGCCCAGGCGCCGGACCGCCTCCTCGTTGAGTATGCATCCGGTCGAATAGCCCCTCCCGCCACCATCCGGGGTCTCTACCCATTTGAAGTCTCTTTCAAAGGATACGTCGCGTCCACGAAGCAACTCAAACCCGAAGGTTTCGACGAAACCGCCTTCGGTGTGTATGTACTGCATATCGACGACGGGCGATGCCGGATCATCGACACGTTCCACCGGAAAGATCGGCAGTCTTCCCCTACCCGCAGCCCGGCCGGGAATGTAACTTGCCCCGGTGACGCTGACCACCCCGGCGTGGCGGGGATATTCCTCCCGGATCATTCGGAAATCCATGCCCTGTATATCGGGCAGGATTACGACGTTTTCCTGGTCGAATCCCAGGTGCTTGTTTCTCATGAAGTCCAGTTGCTGGAACACGGTGCCCGTTCCGATAAGCAACAGTATGGCCATGGCGAACTGAATGACAACGAGCGCCTTGCGCAGCGTCACCGCGCCCGTATCCGAGGCTCCCCTGAAAATCACGGCGGGATTGATCCGAGACAGCAGTAGGGCGGGATAGGCCCCGGCGAGAAGACCGGCCCCTGCGATGATGCACGCGCCGCCCAGGAGGGTCCACGGTTCCAGTGAAGGCATTGAAAGCGCGTGGCCCGTCATGGACCTGAATACGGGCAGGACCACCCAGACCGCGGAGAGGGCGATGAGAAACGCCACGGCGCTCAACAGGATCGTTTCTCCCAGGAACTGGCGGACGATCTGACCTCTGGCGGCACCGGCGACCTTGCGCATGCCGATTTCACGGGCCCTTGTTATGGATCGTACGACGGCCAGGTTCGTGAAATTTATGCAGGCGATCAGCAGAATCAATACGCCGATGGCGGTCATCATCCAGATGAAAGACACGTCGCCGTTGGTTTCCATCTCGAGTTCGAGCCTGGAATGAAGATGTATGTCGAACAGTGGCTGCAGGTCGTAGATGTCGGTAAAGGCCGTCGCACGGAGCTGCGCGTCGAGATGATCTCCGATGCGAGTTCGCAGCACGGATCCAATCTCTTCAGGCGTCGCGCCTTCCGGCAGTAGCAGGTACGTGTAATACTGGCTGTTGGCCCAGTTCTGCAGCAACCTGTGCGGATCGCCCCTCCCCGACGTGGTGGCGATCGAAAC
It encodes:
- a CDS encoding FtsX-like permease family protein, yielding MIGHYLLTAWRNILASRSHAAINVIGFAIGMACCLVILLYIRDELSYDRHNTRGDRIYRVVTDRTARTPGVLGEFIKAQVPEVEEVLRLRGTIGTWLFTTEDRQFYEQRVYWADGNLFDVFDVPLVQGSPANALTAPNTMVISSTMARKYFGDADPTGKTITGDHQFTFTITAVMEDPPDYAHYHPDFYVSIATTSGRGDPHRLLQNWANSQYYTYLLLPEGATPEEIGSVLRTRIGDHLDAQLRATAFTDIYDLQPLFDIHLHSRLELEMETNGDVSFIWMMTAIGVLILLIACINFTNLAVVRSITRAREIGMRKVAGAARGQIVRQFLGETILLSAVAFLIALSAVWVVLPVFRSMTGHALSMPSLEPWTLLGGACIIAGAGLLAGAYPALLLSRINPAVIFRGASDTGAVTLRKALVVIQFAMAILLLIGTGTVFQQLDFMRNKHLGFDQENVVILPDIQGMDFRMIREEYPRHAGVVSVTGASYIPGRAAGRGRLPIFPVERVDDPASPVVDMQYIHTEGGFVETFGFELLRGRDVSFERDFKWVETPDGGGRGYSTGCILNEEAVRRLGWTSPDEAMDRYVKLVDDEMQVVGVVRDFHLRSLHERIEPVFITIGGSGYYAVRFVPGDPGETLRDLEAMWKASTPEIPFVYSFLDQDVERSYRSDNLLGRLVTMFAGLAVFTACLGLFGLAVFTAKQRTREVGIRKALGASARQLVLLLSREYTVLVVIANVIAWPVAYFVMQQWLRQYAYHSDVSLLLFPAAGLLGLLIAWLTVSTQTLRTAAMNPVDALRREL